The Mustela erminea isolate mMusErm1 chromosome 6, mMusErm1.Pri, whole genome shotgun sequence genome includes a region encoding these proteins:
- the LOC116592738 gene encoding coiled-coil-helix-coiled-coil-helix domain-containing protein 2-like, with translation MPRGSRSRTSRMAPPASWAPQMRAAPRPAPAAQPPAAAPPSAVGSPAAAPRQPGLMAQMASTAAGVAVGSAVGHTIGHTITGGFGGGSSAEPSRPDITYQEPQGAQPVYQQPQQQFGPCHYEMKQFLECAQNQGDLKLCEGFSEVLKQCRFANGLA, from the coding sequence ATGCCGCGTGGAAGCCGGAGCCGCACCTCCCGCATGGCCCCTCCGGCCAGCTGGGCTCCTCAGATGAGAGCTGCACCGAGACCAGCGCCTGCAGCTCAGCCACCAGCTGCGGCTCCCCCATCTGCTGTTGGCTCACCTGCGGCTGCACCCCGGCAGCCCGGTCTCATGGCCCAGATGGCATCCACTGCAGCTGGCGTGGCTGTGGGCTCTGCTGTTGGGCACACGATAGGTCACACCATCACTGGGGGCTTCGGTGGAGGAAGTAGTGCTGAGCCTTCAAGGCCTGACATCACTTACCAGGAGCCTCAGGGAGCCCAGCCAGTGTACCAGCAGCCACAGCAGCAGTTTGGCCCTTGCCACTATGAGATGAAACAGTTTCTGGAGTGCGCCCAGAACCAGGGTGACCTTAAGCTTTGTGAAGGTTTCAGCGAGGTGCTGAAACAGTGCAGATTTGCAAATGGATTAGCCTAA
- the ADSL gene encoding adenylosuccinate lyase isoform X1, protein MAESGDRGGQQAPCGYDSYRSPLASRYASPEMCFVFSDRYKFRTWRQLWLWLAEAEQTLGLPITDEQIQEMRSNLDNIDFKMAAEEEKQLRHDVMAHVHTFGHCCPKAAAIIHLGATSCYVGDNTDLIILRNAFDLLLPKLARVISRLADFAKERADLPTLGFTHFQPAQLTTVGKRCCLWIQDLCMDLQNLKRVRDDLRFRGVKGTTGTQASFLQLFEGDDQKVEQLDKMVTEKAGFKRAFIITGQTYTRKLDIEVLSVLASLGASVHKICTDIRLLANLKEMEEPFEKQQIGSSAMPYKRNPMRSERCCSLARHLMTLIMDPLQTASVQWFERTLDDSANRRICLAEAFLTADTILNTLQNISEGLVVYPKVIERRIRQELPFMATENIIMAMVKAGGNRQDCHEKIRVLSQQAAAVVKQEGGDNDLIERIQADAYFSPIHSQLDHLLDPSSFTGRASQQVQRFLEEEVYPLLKPYESVMKVKAELCL, encoded by the exons ATGGCGGAGAGCGGCGACCGCGGCGGGCAGCAGGCGCCCTGCGGGTACGACAGCTACCGCTCGCCGCTTGCCTCCCGCTATGCCAGCCCGGAGATGTGCTTCGTGTTTAGTGACAGGTACAAATTCCGGACCTGGCGGCAGCTCTGGCTGTGGCTAGCGGAGGCCGAGCAG ACATTGGGTTTGCCTATCACAGATGAACAGATCCAGGAGATGAGGTCAAACCTGGACAACATCGACTTCAAGATGGCAGCTGAGGAGGAGAAGCAGTTGCGACATGATGTGATGGCTCACGTGCACACGTTTGGCCACTGCTGCCCAAAAGCTGCAGCCATAATTCATCTTGGCGCCACCTCCTGCTACGTTGGAGACAATACG GACCTGATTATTCTTAGAAACGCATTTGATCTGCTTTTGCCAAAG CTTGCTAGAGTGATCTCTCGGCTTGCTGACTTTGCTAAGGAACGAGCTGATCTTCCCACCTTAGGTTTCACACATTTCCA GCCTGCTCAGCTGACCACAGTTGGGAAACGTTGCTGTCTTTGGATTCAGGACCTTTGCATGGATCTCCAGAACTTGAAGCGGGTCCGAGATGACCTGCGCTTTCGGGGCGTGAAGGGCACCACTGGCACTCAGGCCAGCTTCCTGCAGCTCTTCGAGGGAGATGACCAGAAG GTAGAGCAGCTTGACAAGATGGTGACAGAAAAGGCAGGATTTAAAAG gGCTTTCATCATCACAGGGCAGACCTACACACGGAAACTGGATATTGAGGTGCTGTCCGTGCTGGCTAGCTTGGGGGCATCTGTGCACAAG ATTTGTACCGACATACGACTCCTGGCAAACCTCAAGGAGATGGAGGAACCCTTCGAAAAACAGCAGATTG GCTCAAGTGCGATGCCATACAAGCGGAACCCTATGCGCTCTGAGCGGTGCTGCAGCCTCGCCCGTCACCTGATGACCCTTATCATGGACCCGCTGCAGACGGCCTCTGTGCAGTGGTTTGAGCGCACACTGGATGATAGTGCCAATCG ACGTATCTGTTTGGCTGAGGCATTTCTTACTGCAGATACGATACTGAATACGCTGCAGAACATTTCTGAAGGATTGGTGGTGTACCCTAAA GTAATTGAACGACGCATTCGGCAAGAGCTGCCTTTCATGGCCACAGAGAACATCATCATGGCCATGGTGAAAGCTGGGGGTAACCGCCAG GATTGCCATGAGAAAATCAGAGTGCTTTCGCAGCAGGCAGCTGCTGTGGTCAAGCAGGAAGGGGGTGACAATGACCTCATAGAGCGAATTCAGGCCGATGCCTACTTCAGTCCCATTCACTCCCAGCTGGACCATCTACTGGATCCTTCTTCGTTTACAGGTCGTGCATCCCAACAG GTGCAGAGATTCTTAGAAGAGGAGGTATATCCCCTGCTGAAACCATATGAAAGTGTAATGAAGGTGAAAGCAGAATTATGTCTGTAG
- the ADSL gene encoding adenylosuccinate lyase isoform X2, whose translation MRSNLDNIDFKMAAEEEKQLRHDVMAHVHTFGHCCPKAAAIIHLGATSCYVGDNTDLIILRNAFDLLLPKLARVISRLADFAKERADLPTLGFTHFQPAQLTTVGKRCCLWIQDLCMDLQNLKRVRDDLRFRGVKGTTGTQASFLQLFEGDDQKVEQLDKMVTEKAGFKRAFIITGQTYTRKLDIEVLSVLASLGASVHKICTDIRLLANLKEMEEPFEKQQIGSSAMPYKRNPMRSERCCSLARHLMTLIMDPLQTASVQWFERTLDDSANRRICLAEAFLTADTILNTLQNISEGLVVYPKVIERRIRQELPFMATENIIMAMVKAGGNRQDCHEKIRVLSQQAAAVVKQEGGDNDLIERIQADAYFSPIHSQLDHLLDPSSFTGRASQQVQRFLEEEVYPLLKPYESVMKVKAELCL comes from the exons ATGAGGTCAAACCTGGACAACATCGACTTCAAGATGGCAGCTGAGGAGGAGAAGCAGTTGCGACATGATGTGATGGCTCACGTGCACACGTTTGGCCACTGCTGCCCAAAAGCTGCAGCCATAATTCATCTTGGCGCCACCTCCTGCTACGTTGGAGACAATACG GACCTGATTATTCTTAGAAACGCATTTGATCTGCTTTTGCCAAAG CTTGCTAGAGTGATCTCTCGGCTTGCTGACTTTGCTAAGGAACGAGCTGATCTTCCCACCTTAGGTTTCACACATTTCCA GCCTGCTCAGCTGACCACAGTTGGGAAACGTTGCTGTCTTTGGATTCAGGACCTTTGCATGGATCTCCAGAACTTGAAGCGGGTCCGAGATGACCTGCGCTTTCGGGGCGTGAAGGGCACCACTGGCACTCAGGCCAGCTTCCTGCAGCTCTTCGAGGGAGATGACCAGAAG GTAGAGCAGCTTGACAAGATGGTGACAGAAAAGGCAGGATTTAAAAG gGCTTTCATCATCACAGGGCAGACCTACACACGGAAACTGGATATTGAGGTGCTGTCCGTGCTGGCTAGCTTGGGGGCATCTGTGCACAAG ATTTGTACCGACATACGACTCCTGGCAAACCTCAAGGAGATGGAGGAACCCTTCGAAAAACAGCAGATTG GCTCAAGTGCGATGCCATACAAGCGGAACCCTATGCGCTCTGAGCGGTGCTGCAGCCTCGCCCGTCACCTGATGACCCTTATCATGGACCCGCTGCAGACGGCCTCTGTGCAGTGGTTTGAGCGCACACTGGATGATAGTGCCAATCG ACGTATCTGTTTGGCTGAGGCATTTCTTACTGCAGATACGATACTGAATACGCTGCAGAACATTTCTGAAGGATTGGTGGTGTACCCTAAA GTAATTGAACGACGCATTCGGCAAGAGCTGCCTTTCATGGCCACAGAGAACATCATCATGGCCATGGTGAAAGCTGGGGGTAACCGCCAG GATTGCCATGAGAAAATCAGAGTGCTTTCGCAGCAGGCAGCTGCTGTGGTCAAGCAGGAAGGGGGTGACAATGACCTCATAGAGCGAATTCAGGCCGATGCCTACTTCAGTCCCATTCACTCCCAGCTGGACCATCTACTGGATCCTTCTTCGTTTACAGGTCGTGCATCCCAACAG GTGCAGAGATTCTTAGAAGAGGAGGTATATCCCCTGCTGAAACCATATGAAAGTGTAATGAAGGTGAAAGCAGAATTATGTCTGTAG